In the Aliarcobacter cryaerophilus genome, one interval contains:
- a CDS encoding glycosyltransferase family 2 protein has protein sequence MVDISFITINYNSSQYTISLVESIIKNSSDILYEIIIVDNASKKDDLFKLKNFVSDKINIKLIENSINSGFASGNMLGINYAKGKYYFFINNDCTLLNNTSKILKDFLDFNEDVGLATAKVLDNNGNYSSSYKQFPHLIKQLFGNSIQRIISKNRFPSNKIKIEKNSQVEVISGSCMFFRKDVFCSIGGFDTVFFLYCEEEDICKRVWDFGKKVYFIPKAEVFHEAGGSTEKSFEIEREFYISYYHLLDKHYNFLEIFLFKIALFIKLFFRIFKKKNGFKIFLTAIQGFSIKSSLRYQQKVNN, from the coding sequence ATGGTAGATATATCTTTTATAACAATCAATTATAATTCTTCACAATATACTATTAGTTTAGTTGAAAGTATAATCAAAAATAGTTCTGATATTTTATATGAAATAATTATTGTAGATAATGCTTCTAAAAAAGACGATTTATTTAAGTTAAAAAATTTTGTTAGTGATAAAATTAATATAAAATTAATAGAGAATTCTATTAATAGCGGTTTTGCAAGTGGAAATATGCTAGGTATAAACTATGCAAAAGGAAAATATTATTTTTTTATAAATAATGATTGTACTCTTTTAAATAATACTTCAAAAATTTTAAAAGATTTTTTAGATTTTAATGAAGATGTTGGATTAGCAACCGCAAAAGTTTTGGATAATAATGGTAACTACTCATCTTCATACAAACAATTTCCACATTTAATAAAACAGTTATTTGGAAATAGTATTCAAAGAATTATTTCAAAAAATAGATTTCCAAGTAATAAAATAAAGATTGAAAAGAACTCTCAAGTTGAAGTAATAAGCGGTTCTTGTATGTTTTTTAGAAAAGATGTTTTTTGTAGCATTGGTGGCTTTGATACTGTTTTTTTTCTTTATTGTGAAGAAGAAGATATTTGTAAAAGAGTTTGGGATTTTGGTAAAAAAGTTTATTTTATTCCTAAAGCAGAAGTTTTTCATGAAGCAGGAGGAAGTACAGAAAAAAGTTTTGAGATAGAACGAGAATTTTATATATCTTATTATCACCTGCTAGATAAACATTATAACTTTTTGGAAATTTTTTTATTTAAAATAGCACTTTTTATAAAATTATTTTTTAGAATATTCAAAAAGAAAAATGGATTTAAAATATTTTTAACAGCAATTCAAGGTTTTTCTATAAAAAGTAGTTTGAGATACCAACAAAAAGTAAACAATTAA